The Mycolicibacterium boenickei genome has a segment encoding these proteins:
- the pth gene encoding aminoacyl-tRNA hydrolase, which yields MAEPLLVVGLGNPGPAYAKTRHNVGFMVADVLAARIGSAFKVHKKSGAEVVTGQLAGAPVVLAKPRCYMNESGRQVGPLAKFYSVPPGRIVVIHDELDIDFGRIRLKVGGGEGGHNGLRSVASALGSKDFQRVRIGVGRPPGRKDPAAFVLEAFNAAERAELPTICEQAADATELLIAQGLEPAQNTVHAW from the coding sequence ATGGCCGAGCCGCTGCTGGTGGTGGGCCTGGGTAACCCCGGGCCCGCCTACGCCAAGACCCGGCACAACGTCGGGTTCATGGTGGCCGATGTACTGGCCGCCCGCATCGGCTCGGCCTTCAAGGTGCACAAGAAATCCGGCGCCGAGGTGGTCACCGGGCAGCTCGCAGGAGCTCCGGTGGTCCTGGCCAAACCTCGGTGCTACATGAACGAGTCCGGCCGTCAGGTCGGGCCGTTGGCCAAGTTCTATTCGGTGCCGCCCGGCCGGATCGTGGTCATCCACGACGAGCTCGACATCGACTTCGGCCGGATCCGGCTCAAGGTCGGCGGCGGCGAAGGCGGCCACAACGGGCTGCGTTCCGTGGCATCGGCTCTTGGCAGCAAGGACTTTCAACGCGTCCGCATCGGCGTCGGACGCCCGCCGGGCCGTAAGGATCCGGCGGCGTTCGTGTTGGAGGCCTTCAACGCCGCCGAACGCGCCGAGCTACCGACGATCTGCGAGCAGGCCGCCGACGCCACCGAGCTGCTGATCGCCCAGGGCCTGGAGCCCGCCCAGAACACCGTGCACGCCTGGTGA
- a CDS encoding 50S ribosomal protein L25/general stress protein Ctc, whose product MAKAAAKNIPNKLTATVRTRTGKGASRQARRDGNVPTVLYGHGTDPQHLEINAREFAAVLRHAGTNAVLTLDIEGKEQLALTKALDIHPIRRNIQHADLLVVRRGEKVHVEVTVTVEGDAAPGTLVTQDTNSIEIEAEALSIPEHLTVSIEGVEAGTQILAGQIELPAGVSLVSDPELLVVNIVEAPSAEELESEGAGEAGEAPAEEPAAEATEAAE is encoded by the coding sequence ATGGCCAAGGCCGCCGCAAAGAACATCCCCAACAAGCTGACCGCGACCGTGCGTACCCGCACCGGCAAGGGCGCCTCGCGCCAGGCCCGCCGCGACGGCAACGTGCCCACCGTGCTCTACGGCCACGGCACCGATCCCCAGCACCTGGAGATCAACGCCCGCGAGTTCGCCGCCGTGCTGCGCCACGCCGGCACCAACGCCGTGCTGACCCTCGACATCGAGGGCAAGGAGCAGCTGGCGCTGACCAAGGCTCTGGACATTCACCCGATCCGCCGCAACATCCAGCACGCCGACCTGCTGGTCGTGCGTCGTGGCGAGAAGGTCCACGTCGAGGTCACCGTCACCGTCGAGGGCGACGCCGCCCCGGGCACCCTGGTCACCCAGGACACCAACAGCATCGAGATCGAGGCCGAGGCCCTGTCGATCCCCGAGCACCTGACCGTGTCGATCGAGGGCGTCGAGGCCGGCACCCAGATCCTGGCCGGCCAGATCGAGCTGCCCGCCGGCGTTTCGCTGGTGTCGGATCCCGAGCTGCTCGTGGTCAACATCGTCGAGGCCCCGAGCGCCGAGGAGCTGGAGTCCGAGGGTGCCGGCGAGGCGGGCGAGGCCCCGGCCGAGGAGCCGGCCGCCGAGGCCACCGAAGCTGCCGAGTAA
- a CDS encoding oxidoreductase: protein MSGWTSADLPSFTGRRVIVTGANSGLGLVTARELARVGAKVTVAVRNLEKGTAAAETMTGGIVEVRKLDLQDLASVHEFADTVESVDVLINNAGIMAVPLSRTADGFESQIGTNHLGHFALTNLLLPKISDRVVTVSSLMHWIGQISLRDLNWKSRPYSAWLAYGQSKLANLMFTSELQRRLNASGSQVRALAAHPGYSATNLQGQTGNKFGERMMATANRVFASDATFGARQTLFAASQDVPGDSFIGPRFGQFGPRQPVGRSPLARRVDTQKALWELSEQLTKTTYPL from the coding sequence ATGAGTGGATGGACCAGCGCCGACCTGCCCTCGTTCACCGGCCGCCGGGTGATCGTCACCGGCGCCAACAGCGGACTTGGCCTCGTCACCGCCCGGGAACTCGCCCGCGTGGGCGCCAAGGTCACCGTCGCGGTACGCAATCTGGAGAAGGGCACCGCAGCCGCAGAGACGATGACGGGCGGCATTGTCGAGGTACGCAAACTCGACCTGCAGGACCTGGCCTCGGTGCACGAGTTCGCCGACACCGTCGAGAGCGTCGACGTGCTCATCAACAACGCAGGCATCATGGCCGTGCCGCTCAGCCGCACGGCCGACGGCTTCGAAAGCCAGATCGGCACCAACCACCTCGGCCACTTCGCGCTGACCAACCTGCTGCTGCCCAAGATCTCCGACCGGGTGGTGACGGTGTCGTCGTTGATGCACTGGATCGGGCAGATCAGCCTGCGGGACCTCAACTGGAAATCGCGGCCGTACTCGGCGTGGCTGGCCTACGGGCAGTCCAAGCTGGCCAATCTGATGTTCACCTCGGAGTTGCAGCGCCGGCTGAACGCGTCCGGCTCGCAGGTGCGCGCGCTGGCCGCGCACCCGGGATACTCCGCGACCAATCTGCAAGGGCAGACCGGCAACAAGTTCGGCGAGCGGATGATGGCGACCGCCAACCGGGTTTTCGCCAGCGACGCGACGTTCGGTGCACGTCAGACGCTGTTCGCGGCGTCCCAGGACGTCCCAGGCGACAGCTTCATCGGGCCGCGGTTCGGCCAGTTCGGCCCCAGGCAGCCGGTCGGGCGCAGCCCGCTGGCCCGGCGGGTGGACACCCAGAAGGCGCTGTGGGAGCTGTCCGAGCAGCTCACCAAGACCACGTATCCGCTGTAG
- a CDS encoding LpqN/LpqT family lipoprotein — MKRLLATAAATAVLASGCGAETPDYKSIWTTSSTTPAAPADNQPVPLWQYLEDSGVVGEPIAPEKVPHLTITMPTPPGWHTYNNPNLAPGTRMIAKGNTYPTAMMLAFTLHGDFDVPKALKEHGYADAQLSENFKQLNASNADWKGFPSAMIEGSYDLNGKRMQSYNRVVIANDGLQPPQRYLVQLTVTTYADEAAAQGPDIESIIAGFNIAKK, encoded by the coding sequence GTGAAGCGGCTGCTCGCCACCGCCGCCGCGACGGCGGTCCTGGCTTCCGGCTGTGGCGCCGAAACGCCTGACTACAAGTCGATCTGGACCACGAGTTCGACGACTCCGGCCGCCCCCGCCGACAACCAGCCGGTGCCGCTGTGGCAATACCTGGAGGACTCCGGCGTCGTCGGTGAGCCCATCGCCCCCGAGAAGGTCCCCCACCTCACCATCACCATGCCGACCCCGCCGGGATGGCACACCTACAACAATCCGAACCTCGCTCCGGGGACCCGGATGATCGCCAAGGGCAACACCTACCCCACCGCGATGATGCTCGCCTTCACGTTGCACGGCGACTTCGACGTGCCCAAGGCCCTCAAAGAACACGGCTATGCCGACGCGCAGCTGTCGGAGAACTTCAAGCAGCTCAACGCATCCAACGCGGACTGGAAGGGCTTCCCGTCGGCGATGATCGAGGGCAGCTACGACCTCAACGGCAAGCGCATGCAGAGCTACAACCGCGTCGTCATCGCGAACGACGGGCTGCAACCCCCGCAGCGCTATCTCGTCCAGCTGACCGTGACCACCTATGCCGACGAGGCCGCGGCGCAGGGCCCGGACATCGAGTCGATCATCGCGGGCTTCAACATCGCCAAGAAGTGA
- the arsC gene encoding arsenate reductase (glutaredoxin) (This arsenate reductase requires both glutathione and glutaredoxin to convert arsenate to arsenite, after which the efflux transporter formed by ArsA and ArsB can extrude the arsenite from the cell, providing resistance.), with translation MAGSDGRPAAVIYHNPKCSTSRKTLDLLRENGIEPEVVQYLKTPPTRDEIKKLIADAGIDVRTAVRKRESLYAELGLADASDDELLDAMAENPILIERPFVVTGNGTRLARPIDSVREIL, from the coding sequence ATGGCTGGATCCGATGGGCGGCCCGCCGCCGTCATCTACCACAACCCCAAGTGCTCGACCTCACGCAAGACGCTGGACCTGTTGCGCGAGAACGGGATCGAGCCCGAGGTCGTGCAGTACCTGAAGACGCCGCCGACGCGTGACGAGATCAAGAAACTGATCGCCGACGCCGGGATCGACGTGCGGACCGCGGTGCGCAAGCGCGAATCCCTATACGCCGAACTCGGTTTGGCCGACGCGTCCGACGACGAACTGCTCGATGCGATGGCCGAAAACCCGATCCTGATCGAGCGCCCGTTCGTCGTCACCGGCAACGGCACCCGGCTGGCCCGGCCGATCGATTCGGTGCGCGAGATTCTGTGA
- a CDS encoding ribose-phosphate diphosphokinase — MATDWTDNRKNLMLFSGRAHPELAEQVAKELDVEVTAQTARDFANGEIFVRFDESVRGCDAFVLQSHPAPLNQWLMEQLIMIDALKRGSAKRITAILPFYPYARQDKKHRGREPISARLVADLLKTAGADRIVSVDLHTDQIQGFFDGPVDHMRAQSLLCGYIAEKYADTDVVVVSPDSGRVRVAEKWADSLGGVPLAFIHKTRDPLVPNQVKANRVVGDVKGKTCILTDDMIDTGGTIAGAVKLLREDGAKDVVIAATHGVLSDPAAQRLAECGAREVIVTNTLPITDDKKFPQLTVLSIAPLLASTIRAVFENGSVTGLFDGSA; from the coding sequence GTGGCCACGGACTGGACCGACAATCGAAAAAACCTGATGCTGTTCTCCGGGCGCGCGCACCCGGAACTGGCGGAGCAGGTCGCCAAGGAACTCGACGTCGAGGTCACGGCGCAGACCGCCCGTGATTTTGCCAACGGCGAGATCTTCGTCCGGTTCGACGAGTCCGTGCGCGGCTGCGACGCGTTCGTGCTGCAGTCGCACCCGGCGCCGCTGAACCAGTGGTTGATGGAACAGCTCATCATGATCGACGCGCTCAAGCGCGGTAGCGCCAAGCGGATCACCGCGATCCTGCCGTTCTATCCGTACGCGCGCCAGGACAAGAAGCACCGCGGCCGCGAGCCCATCTCGGCCCGCCTGGTCGCCGATCTGCTCAAGACCGCCGGCGCCGACCGCATCGTCTCGGTCGACCTGCACACCGACCAGATCCAGGGCTTCTTCGACGGCCCCGTCGACCACATGCGCGCCCAGTCGCTGCTGTGTGGCTACATCGCCGAGAAGTACGCCGACACCGACGTCGTCGTGGTGTCGCCGGACTCCGGCCGGGTGCGCGTCGCCGAGAAGTGGGCCGACTCGCTGGGCGGAGTGCCGCTGGCCTTCATCCACAAGACCCGCGACCCGCTGGTGCCCAACCAGGTCAAGGCCAACCGCGTCGTCGGCGACGTCAAGGGCAAGACCTGCATCCTCACCGACGACATGATCGACACCGGCGGCACCATCGCCGGCGCGGTCAAGCTGCTCCGCGAGGACGGCGCCAAAGACGTGGTGATCGCCGCGACCCACGGTGTGCTGTCCGATCCGGCTGCCCAGCGCCTGGCCGAGTGCGGTGCCCGCGAGGTGATCGTCACCAACACGCTGCCGATCACCGACGACAAGAAGTTCCCGCAGCTGACCGTGCTGTCCATCGCGCCGCTGCTGGCCAGCACCATCCGCGCGGTGTTCGAGAACGGTTCGGTGACCGGACTGTTCGACGGGTCCGCCTAG
- the glmU gene encoding bifunctional UDP-N-acetylglucosamine diphosphorylase/glucosamine-1-phosphate N-acetyltransferase GlmU, producing MRSDTPKVLHTLAGRSMLSHAVHTVANAAAQHLVVVLGHDRERIAPAVGELADKLGRSIDIAIQDQQLGTGHAVACGLSSLPDEFAGTVVVTSGDVPLLDAGTLAGLIETHSAATAAATVVTTTVPDPTGYGRILRTQDNEVIGIVEQADATESQRAIREINAGVYAFDIADLRSALSRLSSNNAQQELYLTDVIAIVRQDGRTVRAMHVDDSALVAGVNDRVQLADLGAELNRRIVARHQRAGVTIVDPATTWIDVDVTIGRDTVVRPGTQLLGTTEIGAGCEIGPDSTLTDVEVGDGASVVRTHGQLAVIGAGATVGPFTYLRPGTILGSDAKLGAFVETKNSTIGTGTKVPHLTYVGDADIGDHSNIGASSVFVNYDGETKHRTTIGSHVRTGSDTMFIAPVTVGDGAYTGAGTVLRDDVPPGALAVSDNAQRTIEGWVERKRPGSAAAEAARKARKE from the coding sequence ATGCGCTCGGACACCCCCAAGGTGCTGCACACCCTGGCCGGTCGCAGCATGCTCAGCCACGCCGTGCACACCGTCGCCAATGCCGCCGCCCAGCATCTGGTGGTCGTGCTCGGCCACGACCGGGAGCGCATCGCCCCCGCGGTCGGCGAGCTGGCCGACAAACTGGGCCGCAGCATCGACATCGCCATCCAGGACCAGCAGCTGGGCACCGGCCATGCGGTGGCCTGCGGCCTGAGCTCGCTGCCCGACGAATTCGCCGGCACGGTCGTGGTGACCTCCGGTGACGTCCCGCTGCTCGACGCCGGCACCTTGGCCGGGCTCATCGAAACGCACAGCGCCGCGACGGCCGCCGCCACCGTGGTGACCACCACCGTGCCCGACCCGACCGGCTACGGCCGCATCCTGCGCACCCAGGACAACGAGGTCATCGGCATCGTCGAACAGGCCGACGCCACCGAGTCGCAGCGCGCGATCCGGGAGATCAACGCCGGGGTGTACGCCTTCGACATCGCGGACCTTCGCTCGGCGCTGAGCCGCTTGAGCTCGAACAACGCCCAGCAGGAGCTGTACCTCACCGACGTCATCGCGATCGTGCGGCAGGACGGCCGGACGGTGCGGGCCATGCACGTCGACGACAGTGCCCTGGTGGCCGGCGTCAACGACCGCGTGCAGCTCGCCGACCTCGGCGCCGAACTCAACCGCCGCATCGTGGCCCGCCATCAACGCGCCGGTGTCACGATCGTCGACCCGGCCACCACGTGGATCGACGTCGACGTGACCATCGGCCGCGACACCGTCGTGCGCCCCGGCACCCAGCTGCTCGGCACCACCGAGATCGGGGCCGGCTGCGAGATCGGCCCGGACTCCACGCTGACCGACGTCGAGGTGGGCGACGGCGCATCGGTGGTGCGCACACACGGCCAGCTCGCCGTGATCGGGGCCGGCGCGACCGTCGGCCCGTTCACCTACCTGCGGCCCGGGACCATCCTCGGGTCCGACGCCAAGCTCGGCGCCTTCGTCGAGACCAAGAACTCCACGATCGGCACCGGCACCAAGGTGCCGCACCTGACCTACGTCGGCGACGCCGACATCGGCGACCACAGCAACATCGGGGCCTCCAGCGTATTCGTCAACTACGACGGCGAGACCAAGCATCGGACCACCATCGGTTCCCACGTGCGCACCGGCTCCGACACGATGTTCATCGCGCCGGTCACCGTCGGCGACGGCGCCTACACCGGAGCCGGCACCGTGCTGCGCGACGACGTTCCACCCGGCGCGCTGGCGGTGTCCGACAACGCGCAGCGCACCATCGAGGGCTGGGTGGAGCGCAAGCGTCCGGGCTCGGCAGCCGCCGAGGCGGCGCGCAAGGCCCGCAAGGAGTAG
- a CDS encoding TetR/AcrR family transcriptional regulator — protein MTGNERRQQLIEIAKSLFAERGYEGTSIEEIAQRANVSKPVVYEHFGGKEGLYAVVVDREMSALLDGITSSLTNNRSRVRVERVALALLTYVEEHTDGFRILIRDSPAAITSGTYATLLNDAVNQVSSILAGDFSRRGLDPDLAPLYAQALVGSVSMTAQWWLDVREPKKEVVAAHVVNLAWNGLTHLESDPVLHEE, from the coding sequence ATGACCGGCAATGAACGGCGACAACAGCTCATCGAGATCGCCAAGTCGCTGTTTGCCGAACGGGGCTACGAGGGAACCTCGATCGAGGAGATCGCCCAGCGCGCGAATGTCTCCAAACCCGTGGTCTACGAGCATTTCGGCGGCAAAGAAGGCCTGTACGCCGTCGTCGTCGACCGGGAGATGTCGGCCCTGCTGGACGGGATCACCTCGTCGCTGACCAACAATCGGTCCCGGGTGCGGGTCGAGCGGGTGGCGCTGGCGCTGCTGACCTACGTCGAGGAGCACACCGACGGCTTCCGCATCCTGATCCGGGACTCGCCCGCGGCCATCACCTCGGGGACGTACGCCACGTTGCTCAACGACGCGGTCAACCAGGTGTCCTCGATCCTGGCCGGGGATTTCTCCCGCCGCGGGCTCGACCCGGATCTCGCGCCGCTGTACGCCCAGGCCCTGGTCGGGTCGGTGTCGATGACCGCGCAGTGGTGGCTCGACGTCCGCGAGCCCAAGAAGGAAGTGGTGGCCGCGCACGTGGTCAACCTGGCCTGGAACGGGCTGACCCATCTGGAGTCGGATCCGGTCCTGCACGAGGAGTAG
- a CDS encoding SRPBCC domain-containing protein has translation MTTDFDRIEREITIDAPAQRVWDLVSEPGWYINDERITEHQIERDGDVAIVTDPTHGRFALRTVAVDEPRYVAFRWHIDADDLDSSSTLVEFWITPAPSGVVLRVVESGFASLDEPEANRRSRFDDHSGGWPLELGLAQKYLVGAAADA, from the coding sequence ATGACCACCGACTTCGACCGCATCGAGCGCGAGATCACCATCGACGCACCGGCGCAACGCGTCTGGGATCTGGTGAGCGAGCCCGGCTGGTACATCAACGACGAGCGGATCACCGAACACCAGATCGAGCGGGACGGCGACGTCGCCATCGTCACCGACCCCACGCACGGGCGGTTCGCGTTGCGGACGGTCGCGGTGGACGAGCCGCGCTATGTGGCCTTCCGCTGGCACATCGATGCCGACGATCTCGACAGCTCGTCCACGCTCGTCGAATTCTGGATCACCCCGGCGCCATCCGGCGTGGTGCTACGGGTCGTCGAGAGCGGGTTCGCCTCGCTCGACGAGCCTGAGGCCAACCGCCGCTCCCGGTTCGACGACCACAGTGGCGGCTGGCCACTCGAGCTCGGCCTCGCCCAGAAGTACCTGGTGGGGGCCGCTGCCGATGCCTGA
- a CDS encoding ArsR/SmtB family transcription factor, with protein sequence MPESASPVQVFAALADDSRWQVLVALGRRPASASALADELPITRQAIAKHLKVLTDVGLVAATRVGREVRYEAVGARLSEVARRLDGIAAGWERRLARIKDAVEQDG encoded by the coding sequence ATGCCTGAAAGTGCCTCGCCGGTACAGGTTTTCGCGGCGCTGGCCGACGACAGCCGATGGCAGGTGCTCGTCGCCCTCGGGCGGCGGCCCGCGTCGGCGTCGGCCCTGGCCGACGAACTCCCGATCACCCGCCAGGCCATCGCCAAACACCTGAAGGTGCTCACCGATGTCGGCCTGGTGGCAGCCACCAGGGTGGGGCGTGAGGTCAGGTACGAGGCGGTCGGAGCCCGGCTCAGCGAGGTGGCGCGCCGGCTCGACGGGATCGCCGCCGGCTGGGAACGCCGGCTCGCACGGATCAAGGATGCCGTCGAGCAGGACGGCTGA
- the lysA gene encoding diaminopimelate decarboxylase: protein MTLLDILPSLRGTTRPRLDPNIWPLTTGVDEQGRITVGRVPLTDIADEYRTPAYVLDETDFRTRARRYRAALDRAEVVYAGKSLLTTAVARWVAEEGLGLDVCSAAELATALAGGVDPARIVMHGNAKSCDELRDAIDVGVGRIVIDSPMEITYLAGLARRPQPVLIRVTPDIDIHGHRAVTTGVTDQKFGFALADHRAARAAARILATPNLDLVGLHCHIGSQITDPAPYGVAVRRLIGAMADIRAEHGLVLTELNIGGGHGVPYVRGDAALDIGTFAAVVDDELTAACAAERFPRPRLVVEPGRAISARAGVTLYRVCGVKSQPGGRTFVAVDGGMSDNPRVALYGAKYTVALANRHPLGPTMVATVVGRHCEAGDEIVHDVELPADIHAGDLLAVACTGAYQHSMASTYNMVGRPPVVAVRDGASRTLVRRETTADLLMRDLG from the coding sequence ATGACCTTGCTGGACATCCTGCCCTCACTTCGCGGCACCACCCGACCACGCCTCGATCCGAACATCTGGCCGCTGACCACGGGCGTCGACGAGCAGGGCCGCATCACCGTCGGACGGGTGCCTCTGACCGACATCGCCGACGAGTACCGCACCCCCGCCTACGTGCTGGACGAGACCGATTTCCGGACCCGCGCCCGGCGCTACCGCGCTGCCCTCGACCGGGCCGAGGTGGTCTACGCGGGCAAGTCGCTGTTGACCACCGCCGTCGCGCGCTGGGTCGCCGAGGAAGGGCTCGGCCTGGACGTGTGCTCAGCTGCCGAGCTGGCGACCGCGTTGGCCGGTGGGGTCGACCCGGCGCGGATCGTGATGCACGGCAACGCCAAATCGTGCGACGAGCTGCGCGACGCGATCGATGTCGGGGTGGGCCGCATCGTGATCGACTCACCGATGGAGATCACCTACCTGGCCGGTCTGGCGCGCCGGCCCCAGCCGGTGCTGATCCGGGTCACGCCCGACATCGACATCCACGGCCACCGGGCTGTCACCACCGGGGTGACGGACCAGAAGTTCGGCTTCGCCCTGGCCGACCACCGGGCCGCCCGTGCCGCGGCCCGCATCCTGGCCACCCCGAATCTCGATCTGGTCGGGCTGCACTGCCATATCGGCTCACAGATCACCGATCCCGCGCCCTACGGAGTGGCCGTGCGGCGGTTGATCGGCGCCATGGCCGACATCCGCGCCGAACACGGCCTGGTGCTGACCGAGCTCAACATCGGTGGCGGCCACGGGGTTCCGTACGTCCGCGGAGACGCGGCGCTCGACATCGGGACGTTCGCGGCCGTCGTCGACGATGAGCTGACCGCGGCGTGCGCGGCCGAACGCTTCCCGCGGCCGCGCCTGGTCGTCGAGCCCGGCCGCGCCATCAGCGCGCGGGCCGGGGTGACGCTGTACCGGGTGTGCGGGGTGAAGTCCCAGCCCGGAGGGCGCACGTTCGTCGCCGTCGACGGCGGCATGAGCGACAACCCGCGGGTTGCTCTGTACGGCGCGAAATACACCGTGGCCCTGGCAAATCGGCACCCGTTGGGACCGACCATGGTGGCCACCGTGGTCGGACGGCACTGCGAGGCCGGCGACGAGATCGTGCACGACGTCGAGCTGCCCGCCGACATCCATGCCGGCGATTTGCTGGCCGTGGCCTGCACCGGGGCCTACCAACACAGCATGGCCTCGACCTACAACATGGTGGGCCGCCCGCCGGTGGTGGCGGTGCGCGACGGCGCCTCGCGGACGTTGGTGCGCAGGGAGACGACGGCCGACCTGCTGATGCGGGACCTGGGCTGA